Proteins found in one Candidatus Methylacidiphilales bacterium genomic segment:
- a CDS encoding ATP-binding protein — MRSRWSLGVLALFVVLLAAVARIFWLQWSENPKDGGLFLGESLIFALVGGGLALLLHHWFKLEVVDPLARITQVIKRLKTGDLEPTQKGKVGGDMEPLADAVHDLAGKVRHDRQETDRKMEAMDLRHRAVLQAFPSPFFLVDAEARIERLNPAAEQLMARLGLEDRLPPVVQRLAESVRHHDRDYLPDNPASAVYLRLGDKEAYYLPRIFRLQTGGGAALGLAVILVDVTRLRWQDDLKTSQLATVSHEIKTPLTAIRIMLHLLLEKKFGGLNAKQDEMLRLACEDCERLLRTLNHLLEHSRLDAGADQLAVSPARPVDLIGQVVQTHSEAAAARRIRLVTEVAPGCPGVRADVPRIGHVLGNFISNALKFSGEGGTVSLRAFPEGKEYVRFSVTDDGPGVPGEYQERIFERFFRLPGTTREGIGLGLSIAREIVRAHQGRIGVDSIPGQGSTFYCDLPVFPAEEAES; from the coding sequence ATGCGCTCACGTTGGTCCCTGGGAGTGTTGGCCCTCTTTGTCGTCCTGCTGGCCGCGGTGGCCCGCATTTTTTGGCTCCAATGGAGTGAGAATCCAAAGGACGGTGGATTGTTTCTCGGTGAAAGTCTGATCTTCGCCCTCGTGGGTGGCGGACTGGCCCTTCTGCTGCATCACTGGTTCAAACTGGAAGTGGTCGATCCCCTGGCACGGATCACCCAGGTGATCAAGCGGTTGAAGACGGGGGATCTGGAACCGACACAGAAGGGGAAGGTTGGTGGCGACATGGAACCATTGGCGGACGCGGTCCACGATCTGGCCGGAAAGGTGCGGCACGACCGGCAGGAGACCGACCGCAAGATGGAAGCCATGGACCTCCGTCACCGGGCCGTTTTGCAGGCCTTTCCCTCGCCCTTCTTCCTGGTTGATGCCGAGGCGAGAATCGAGCGGCTCAATCCGGCCGCAGAACAGTTGATGGCCCGGCTGGGTTTGGAGGACCGGCTGCCGCCGGTGGTCCAGCGACTGGCCGAATCGGTGCGCCACCACGACCGCGACTATCTCCCCGACAATCCCGCCAGCGCGGTTTATCTCCGGCTCGGAGACAAAGAGGCCTATTACCTGCCCCGGATCTTCCGTCTTCAGACCGGAGGCGGGGCGGCGCTCGGGCTGGCCGTCATCCTGGTCGATGTGACCCGGCTCCGCTGGCAGGATGACCTGAAAACCAGCCAACTGGCCACGGTCAGCCATGAAATCAAGACGCCGTTGACGGCCATCCGGATCATGCTCCATCTGCTGTTGGAAAAGAAATTCGGCGGGCTCAATGCCAAGCAGGATGAAATGCTGCGGCTGGCCTGTGAGGATTGTGAGCGGCTCCTTCGCACCCTCAACCATCTTCTGGAGCATTCGCGTCTGGATGCGGGAGCCGACCAACTGGCGGTATCGCCGGCCAGGCCGGTCGATTTGATCGGCCAAGTGGTCCAGACGCATTCCGAGGCCGCCGCCGCCCGCCGGATCCGCTTGGTAACCGAAGTCGCGCCGGGTTGCCCCGGGGTGCGCGCCGATGTCCCCCGGATCGGCCATGTTTTGGGCAACTTCATCTCCAATGCGTTGAAATTCAGCGGCGAGGGCGGCACCGTCAGTTTACGGGCTTTTCCCGAGGGAAAAGAATATGTCCGTTTCAGCGTCACGGACGACGGGCCGGGTGTGCCGGGTGAATACCAGGAGCGGATCTTCGAGCGCTTTTTCCGCCTCCCCGGCACCACACGGGAAGGCATCGGGTTGGGTCTATCCATTGCCCGGGAGATAGTCCGGGCCCACCAGGGACGTATCGGGGTGGATTCCATTCCCGGGCAGGGAAGCACGTTCTACTGTGATCTGCCTGTTTTTCCCGCTGAAGAAGCGGAGAGTTAG
- a CDS encoding sigma-54 dependent transcriptional regulator: MKVLVVDDEKSIRQSTSLAVQAEGHESSVADCGAAALHKLAEDRYDLVFIDLRLGPENGLEVLSEIDARFPGVPVVVFTAYATVETAVNAMRFGAFDYLEKPFTPEQLRRVVGRVEQTQRLERRISELELEMAARLPESDFESENPGLRQALETMFRAGGTAAAILICGESGTGKSVLAREIHQRSPLQSRPFVTVHCSGPKRARLESEIFGHARSTFPGATRESWGKVAAAHGGTLCLDEIGELPLEAQVRLLRLLRDKQYERDGEARFRVADVRVIATTQKDLAVEVRMGRFHEELFHRLSVISGVLTPLRERPADIPRLARKYTSFFATQLGKAVTGLTPEAIHGLQRYAWPGNMRELRNVLERTVILARGTKIGLEDLPDSVRTSPPIELRPGAMITIEELERQHIAKVLETTESMEAAARMLGIDPATLYRKRKRMHLG; this comes from the coding sequence ATGAAAGTGCTCGTAGTTGACGATGAAAAGTCGATCCGTCAGTCGACGTCCCTGGCCGTCCAGGCCGAGGGGCATGAGTCTTCGGTGGCGGATTGCGGCGCGGCCGCCCTGCATAAACTGGCCGAGGACCGCTACGATCTGGTTTTCATCGACCTGAGGTTGGGGCCGGAAAATGGATTGGAAGTCTTGTCGGAGATTGATGCCCGATTTCCCGGGGTACCGGTGGTGGTCTTCACCGCCTATGCCACCGTCGAGACTGCCGTCAACGCGATGCGATTCGGTGCTTTTGACTACCTGGAAAAGCCGTTCACGCCAGAGCAACTCCGGCGGGTGGTGGGACGGGTCGAGCAGACCCAGCGTTTGGAGCGGCGGATTTCCGAGTTGGAGTTGGAAATGGCGGCACGCCTCCCGGAATCCGACTTTGAATCCGAGAATCCGGGTTTGAGACAGGCGCTGGAGACGATGTTCCGGGCCGGGGGGACGGCCGCCGCGATCCTGATCTGCGGGGAAAGCGGAACCGGTAAAAGCGTCCTCGCCCGGGAAATCCACCAACGCAGTCCGCTCCAGAGCCGGCCCTTTGTCACGGTCCATTGTTCCGGACCCAAGAGGGCCCGGCTCGAAAGCGAAATCTTCGGCCATGCCCGCAGCACCTTCCCCGGAGCCACGAGGGAAAGTTGGGGCAAGGTGGCGGCGGCCCACGGTGGAACGCTTTGTCTGGATGAAATCGGTGAATTGCCCCTGGAAGCACAGGTTCGCCTGCTGCGTCTCCTTCGTGACAAGCAATACGAACGGGACGGCGAAGCCCGCTTCCGGGTCGCGGATGTCCGGGTTATCGCCACCACCCAGAAAGACCTGGCGGTGGAGGTGCGCATGGGCCGGTTCCACGAGGAGCTTTTCCACCGGTTGTCGGTCATTTCCGGCGTGCTCACCCCCTTGCGGGAACGCCCGGCGGACATCCCCCGCCTGGCGCGCAAATACACCTCCTTCTTCGCCACCCAACTGGGTAAGGCGGTCACGGGTCTCACCCCGGAGGCCATTCATGGTCTCCAGCGCTATGCCTGGCCGGGGAACATGCGCGAACTGCGCAACGTTTTGGAGCGCACGGTCATCCTGGCCCGTGGCACAAAGATCGGCTTGGAGGACCTGCCGGATAGTGTCCGGACCAGTCCGCCGATCGAACTCAGGCCGGGGGCGATGATCACCATTGAGGAACTGGAACGCCAGCACATCGCCAAGGTTTTGGAAACCACCGAGAGCATGGAAGCGGCCGCCCGCATGCTCGGGATCGACCCGGCCACGCTCTACCGCAAACGCAAACGGATGCACCTCGGTTGA
- a CDS encoding ATP-binding protein, whose product MPGNIDGPAGMRVFESFQEESKAPASLMVWWTEGGTPQLCHSDFQAALQLGVPRVEFHDAPMAWSSLPQELADYLMLGMVSLQSTTHTAMPVYEVLEPLRAAFSVKVLHKKDPGHSGSWYFFVFNEVTAWLSLQEEVMNARRLESIGALASGVAHDFNNLLMVIRGHAEYISAHVSNSETLAFSLDQIKKACQSGAGLTQSLLGFARKQSLIMQPMNVGQLVSELVDLCRRSYGSRYEVEADGIFTAIPGTTVRHPDLMINGCAAALSHCVLNILNNSRDSMPEGGRIEIHHRLINETIQVSILDHGVGIEPDRLKNIFEPFYTTKAKGAGTGLGLSLALSIMKQHGGDIEVESTPGVGTQVTFIWPKLAAPSQGDSSPKEKEDPEEVQEAPSSQRAFLIDDDEMVLGAVAKLLEASQVQTTCFSSAEKALAEVVSGNLPSMIFVDYTMPGMDGITFMRRLYAELRHFSRSPHLKMVMISGHPPEFFNDFLKEFHGAPIYLLQKPFSAEDITRIIRLPTRRMRRKTTSRVQIGPV is encoded by the coding sequence ATGCCGGGTAACATTGACGGGCCCGCGGGAATGCGGGTTTTTGAGTCCTTTCAGGAAGAATCGAAGGCTCCTGCCAGCTTGATGGTGTGGTGGACCGAGGGTGGAACCCCCCAGCTTTGTCACAGCGACTTCCAAGCCGCTCTCCAATTGGGCGTGCCCCGGGTGGAATTCCATGACGCTCCCATGGCGTGGTCCTCCTTGCCCCAAGAGCTGGCCGATTATCTGATGCTGGGAATGGTTTCACTGCAATCCACCACCCATACGGCCATGCCGGTGTATGAAGTCTTGGAGCCGTTGCGCGCGGCTTTTTCCGTCAAGGTTCTGCACAAAAAGGACCCCGGACATTCCGGTAGCTGGTATTTCTTCGTCTTCAACGAGGTCACCGCCTGGCTCAGCCTCCAAGAAGAAGTGATGAATGCCCGCCGACTGGAAAGCATCGGGGCACTGGCCTCCGGTGTGGCCCACGATTTCAACAACCTCCTCATGGTCATCCGCGGCCACGCCGAGTACATCTCGGCCCATGTCAGCAATAGCGAAACATTGGCCTTTTCCCTCGACCAGATCAAAAAAGCCTGTCAAAGCGGTGCCGGACTCACCCAGAGCCTCCTCGGGTTTGCGCGCAAGCAGAGCCTGATCATGCAGCCGATGAATGTCGGCCAGTTGGTGTCCGAGCTGGTCGACCTTTGCCGCCGCAGTTACGGTTCGCGTTACGAAGTGGAGGCCGACGGTATCTTCACCGCCATACCCGGAACCACGGTCCGCCACCCCGACCTCATGATCAACGGTTGCGCGGCCGCTCTGAGCCACTGTGTGCTCAATATTCTCAACAATTCACGCGACAGCATGCCCGAGGGCGGACGCATCGAAATCCACCATCGTCTCATCAATGAAACCATCCAGGTCAGCATCCTCGATCATGGTGTCGGCATTGAACCGGATCGGTTGAAGAACATCTTCGAGCCTTTTTACACCACCAAAGCGAAGGGCGCGGGCACCGGTCTCGGACTTTCCCTCGCCCTCAGCATCATGAAACAGCACGGTGGCGACATCGAGGTCGAGTCCACCCCCGGCGTCGGCACCCAGGTGACTTTTATCTGGCCTAAACTGGCCGCTCCCTCACAGGGAGACAGCAGCCCCAAGGAAAAAGAAGACCCCGAAGAAGTCCAGGAGGCTCCATCCAGCCAACGGGCGTTCCTCATCGACGACGACGAAATGGTCCTTGGAGCCGTGGCCAAGCTTCTGGAAGCCAGCCAAGTGCAAACCACCTGTTTTTCTTCCGCGGAAAAAGCGCTGGCCGAAGTGGTTTCCGGGAATCTGCCCTCGATGATTTTTGTCGATTACACCATGCCCGGTATGGATGGCATCACTTTCATGCGCAGGCTCTACGCCGAATTGCGCCACTTCAGCCGATCACCCCACCTCAAAATGGTCATGATCAGCGGGCACCCGCCGGAATTTTTTAATGATTTCCTGAAAGAATTCCACGGGGCCCCCATTTATCTGCTGCAGAAGCCGTTTTCCGCGGAGGACATCACCCGCATCATCCGTCTGCCCACCCGCCGCATGCGCCGCAAGACCACTTCGCGCGTCCAAATCGGACCAGTTTGA